In the Plasmodium chabaudi chabaudi strain AS genome assembly, chromosome: 13 genome, one interval contains:
- a CDS encoding ATP-dependent zinc metalloprotease FTSH, putative: MLLLRNIVVLDLKRSNFLYIKNIPDVNRLLNRKRYFSVLNTERLDRLKREIRYKPNDNFLILQFYKEANLHNPNEVIKHYENSSFVKNESTTKEYIKALVYTNKLKYTNLNNIKYDSESNFYRRSMEDGNNNISGINSERSNIYETHNINIDPNYSNMSHSGHTNNYNDKKNGIHSEVFSLQIDPKIPLKVSLINANKKGIWGVVKSTIGFLILVAAASVYLEGVSQNVQKGIGVSNKKVVPVENVKVTLADVKGCDEVKQELQEIIDYLKNSDKFTKIGAKLPKGILLSGEPGTGKTLIARAIAGEANVPFIQASGSEFEEMFVGVGARRIRELFQTAKKHAPCIVFIDEIDAVGSKRSNRDNSAVRMTLNQLLVELDGFEQNEGIVVICATNFPQSLDKALVRPGRLDKTIVVPLPDINGRYEILRMYSNKILLSRDVDLNVLARRTVGMTGADLKNILNIAAIKCSVEGKKSVDMNSIEQAFDRVVVGLQRKSPLSDEEKNITAYHEGGHTLVNFYTEGSDPVHKATIMPRGMSLGVTWKIPVTDKYSQKIKDIQSEIDVLMGGMVSEEIIFGKNNVTTGCSSDLQRATHIAQSLVMNYGVGINEENISMFLQDKKNISEDMKIKIDKSIQRILLDSYNRAKTVLNQHIDELHRVASALVEFETLTNEEIKLAMQGKNDQIRKNRELKQKEFNLKDNRIS; the protein is encoded by the coding sequence atgttactCCTACGTAATATTGTTGTACTAGATTTGAAAAGGAgtaattttctatatataaaaaatattccagATGTAAACAGATTATTAAATAGAAAAAGATACTTTAGTGTATTAAATACAGAAAGGCTAGATAGACTGAAAAGAGAAATTCGTTATAAGCctaatgataattttttaatattacaattttataaagaaGCAAATTTACATAATCCGAATGAAGTTATAAAACATTATGAAAACAGTAgttttgttaaaaatgaaagtacaacaaaagaatatataaaagcaTTAGTTTATACTAATAAACTAAAATATACCAATCTgaataacataaaatatgatagcgaatctaatttttatagaaGATCTATGGAGgatggaaataataatataagcGGGATAAACAGTGAACgctcaaatatatatgaaacacataatataaatatagaccCTAATTATAGTAATATGTCCCATTCAGGacatacaaataattataatgataaaaaaaatggtattCATTCCGAAGTGTTTAGTTTACAAATCGACCCCAAAATACCTTTAAAGGTGTCCTTaataaatgcaaataaaaaaggcaTATGGGGGGTAGTTAAATCAACTATTGGGTTCTTAATTTTAGTTGCAGCAGCAAGCGTATATTTAGAAGGGGTATCACAAAATGTTCAAAAGGGTATAGGCGtgtcaaataaaaaagtagtTCCAGTAGAGAATGTAAAGGTAACTTTAGCAGATGTAAAAGGATGTGATGAAGTAAAACAAGAACTTCAAGAAATAattgattatttaaaaaattcagaTAAATTTACTAAAATAGGTGCAAAATTGCCCAAaggtatattattatcaggTGAACCTGGAACAGGAAAAACATTAATTGCTAGGGCTATTGCAGGGGAAGCAAATGTACCCTTTATCCAAGCATCTGGTTCAGAATTTGAAGAAATGTTTGTTGGTGTAGGTGCAAGAAGAATAAGAGAGCTTTTTCAAACTGCAAAAAAGCATGCACCTtgtattgtttttattgatGAAATAGATGCAGTAGGTTCTAAAAGAAGTAATAGAGATAATAGCGCAGTTAGAATGACACTTAATCAATTATTAGTTGAATTAGATGGTTTTGAACAAAATGAAGGAATTGTCGTAATATGTGCTACCAACTTTCCACAAAGTTTAGATAAAGCACTAGTTAGACCTGGTAGATTAGATAAAACTATTGTAGTACCATTACCTGATATTAATGGTAGATATGAAATTTTAAGAATGTATAGTAATAAAATCCTCTTATCAAGAGATGTCGATTTAAATGTTTTAGCTAGAAGAACTGTTGGTATGACAGGCGcggatttaaaaaatatattaaatatagcAGCTATTAAATGTTCAGTAGAAGGGAAAAAATCAGTTGATATGAATTCTATTGAACAAGCTTTTGATAGAGTTGTTGTTGGATTACAAAGAAAATCACCATTAAGTgacgaagaaaaaaatataacagcATATCATGAAGGAGGGCATACATtagttaatttttatacagAAGGATCAGACCCTGTTCATAAAGCTACAATTATGCCAAGAGGTATGTCTTTAGGTGTTACTTGGAAAATACCAGTTACTGACAAATATagtcaaaaaattaaagacaTTCAAAGTGAAATTGATGTACTAATGGGAGGTATGGTATCAgaagaaattatttttggaaaaaataatgtaacaACAGGATGCTCAAGTGATTTACAAAGAGCTACACATATTGCTCAATCACTTGTGATGAATTATGGAGTCGGTATAAacgaagaaaatatatctatGTTTTTacaagataaaaaaaatattagtgaagatatgaaaattaaaatagatAAATCTATTCAAAGAATATTGTTAGATTCGTATAACAGAGCAAAAACAGTTTTAAATCAACATATTGATGAGTTACATAGAGTTGCTTCTGCATTAGTTGAATTTGAAACCTTAACAAATGAGGAAATTAAATTGGCTATGCAAGGAAAAAATGATCAAATACGAAAAAATAGAgaattaaaacaaaaggAATTTAATTTGAAGGACAACAgaatttcataa